AGCCGGCCAGTCCAAGGCGCAGTACCCGCATCTGATGCCGTCATCGGGGTCCTTAAACCTCAGGCGTCGCGCCTCCTCGGAGGCATCGTGCAGATTGGTCCAGTCAATTCAAGCAGGGTTAACAAGGGTTAAATGAGGCGAACGCAATAGGTAAATTAACACCTTTCATGCATGGTCTTGGGCAATAAATCCGCCCAAACACCGGGAAATCCCGTTTTCCTCCCCCACAATCAGGACACGATTGCATGGTCCTTTTGAGCGTTCCGGATGTGGGGAAGTTTCTCCGGACGCTTAACGTTACCTAAACGCCGGTCGGCTCAATTGTCTCAAGCTTGCCGATTGACTTGAAGTGCCTTGGGGTCATGGGTGGATGGTCGGGGCCGTTCCGAACGTGAGAGCTGACACGCGTGCCGATCGGACGAATTCCGGTCGGCACGGCCGTGCGCTCCGGATCGGTCTGGTCTCAGCCTTGGTGCCCCTCGCGCTCGCGCTGGTTCAATGCGGCAAGGCGTCCAATCCGGCAGCGCTCGCGGCGAACTCGCAGGCCAACGTCCAAACCAACGTCCAAGCCAATCAGGTCGTCGCCAAGACCAATCCACAGGCCTCCAACCGGCAGGTTGCGAGCGGCGACAGCTTCGAGGATCGCTTCCCTGCCCCGCAGTTCACGGAGCGCTTCCCGTCGGCGAGCGAGAGTTTTCTGCAACGGCAGATGTCGGACTTCTCGCCAAAGCGCGCGGTGCAGCAACAGCCGGAGCAAGCTCCCTACAAGGTCGCCTCGCTCGAGCCTCAGGTCCCGTTCAAGCGCCCCGCACGTGACGACCTGACGACGCTTGTCAGCATGAAATCGTCGGCGTTCCCCTATTTCGGCAACAATCCCGCCTCCGATGCGCCGTTCCTCAACATCTCCAAGGGCGACCGCCGCGGCCACCGCAGCTATTCGGGGCGCGTCTACTGGCAGGACGAGACCTACAGCGACAGCCGCGTGCTGGTGCACGTGCCCGAGCATTTCGACGTGCACAAGCCGGGCGTGATCGTGGTGTTCTTCCACGGAAATGGCGCAACGTTGGAGCGCGACGTGCGCAACAGGCAGCTGGTGCCGCAGCAGATCACCGATTCCGGCGCCAACGCGATCCTCCTTGCTCCGCAGATGGCGGTCGATGCCGCCGATTCCAGTGCCGGCAAGTTCTGGCAGGCCGGCGGCTTTAAGCGCTTCATGGAGGAATCGGCGAACCACCTCGCCCGCCTCACCGGCGATCCCAACAGCGCGCGCGCCTTTGCCAACATGCCGATCGTGATCGTCGGCTATAGCGGCGGTTTCCTGCCGACGGCCTGGAGCCTCGAGGTCGGCGGCATCAGCGACCGCGTCCGTGGCGTCGTGCTGCTCGACGCCGTCTATGGCGAAATGGACAAGTTCGCCTCATGGATCGAGAGCCACCGCTCCGGCTTCTTCGTCAGCTCCTACACGCACTACACCGCACGACGCGACCGCGAGCTGATGAGCATGCTCAGGCAGAAGGGCATCAGCGTCTCCGAAGACATGGATGGCCCCTTGCGTCCCGGCAGCGTGGTGTTCGTGGAGACCGGCGAAGGCATCACACATCGTGACTATGTGACGCGCGCCTGGACGCGCGATCCGCTCAAGGACGTGCTGGTGAAGATGTCGGCGACGCCGGCGCTCTCGCTCACGCGGGTGGCCTCCACCAATCCGGCACCGAGCCGCTAGGGCAGCGTTTTCGAGCGAAGTCGATACCGGTTCGCGTCAACAAAACGCGTCAAATTGAGAAAGGTGGAGATATTGCGCCAGCCGGCATTTGGCTGCGCTGCCTGCAATTGTCTCAAGCCTGATCAAAATGTGATGTTGACGGCCGACAATTCCCGGGGGTCACCGGATTGCTTCCGCTGGCGACGACCATAATTTGCCGGCCGAGCTGCGATTGGACTCTTGTGGGGACGAGCCGTGCGTCAGGGATTGTACAAGGTCGACTTCCACACCGTTCACGGAACCGGCTGCGGCGTCGTCTATGTGGTGGATGGCAAGATGCGCGGCGGCAATTCCGCCTTCGCCTTCATCGGCACCTATACGGGCGAAGGCGACAGCATCAAGGTTCAAGATCGCGACCCAGCGCCACAACGACGACCCGGCCTTCAGGCCGCTGTTCGGCATCGACCGGATCACCCTGACGCTCGCCGGCCGCGAAGACGGCAACACGGCGGAGTTCGAAGGCACCGCGCTGCAAGTGCCGGGCGTTGCCTTCAGGGCCGTCTTGAGCCGCATCAGCGATTAGCCGTCCAGCTTGCGGACTTAGTTCTTGGGCAGCTTCGGAATGCTCTCGGCAAAACCGTTGAAGCAGGCCAGCCGCTCGTCCTCTTCCTTGAAGAAACGGCAATCGGCGTAGCCCTTGGCCTTCGCCGGCTTTGGCTTCGGCGCCGGCGGGATCACCGCGTCGTAGCAGTTGAGGCGGTCCTTGGTGCCGTCGTCGATGTCGAGGCAGGCCTGGAGCCGCGCCGCGACCGATTGCGGCTTGCCCTTCGGCGCCGGCGCGGCCGTGGCGGCCGCCGTCTTGGTCCCTTTGGGCTTGACCTGCACCAGCGGCTTATCCCCCACCATGGGTGGCTTGTCGGTCTGCGCAAACGCGGAGGCTGAATAGAGCACCGCGGCAACCGCCAGAATCATCCTCATCTCAGTCAACTCTCTTTGGTCCCCATGACCGGCCTTCTAGCGCTCCGGCGCGCGGTTTGCCAAGCACCTTGCGCACAGGAAAACGCTGGAATTCAGGCGGTGGCGGCCGCCGCCGGCCGGGTCAGGACCACCAGGATCAGCGCCAGCACGACGAAACCGACCGCGACGAAGCCGAGTGTGTGCAATAGCTCGCGGGCGAACAGCAGCCCGCCGGTGGCGGAGCCGACCGCCTGGCCGATATAGAGAACAGAGGTGTTGAGCGCGACGGTCGCCGATGCCAGCGGCGGCGCGGCCGCGACCAGGCGGACCTGCTGCATCGAATTGGTCGAGGCGAAGCCGAGACCCCAGACCGCCACCGCGACCGCCATCAGCACGAGGCTACCCGCACCGAGCGCCCAGCCGGTTATCCCCGCAAGCAGCAGGCAGGTGAACAGCAGCGAGGTTCGGAACGGTCCCCAGGTATCGACGATGCGGGTTGCAATCACGACGCCGAGGAAACCACAGACGCCATAGACGGCGAACACCATGCCGATCGCATCGGGGCTTGCCCCGGTCAGCTTCT
The genomic region above belongs to Bradyrhizobium arachidis and contains:
- a CDS encoding alpha/beta hydrolase — its product is MVGAVPNVRADTRADRTNSGRHGRALRIGLVSALVPLALALVQCGKASNPAALAANSQANVQTNVQANQVVAKTNPQASNRQVASGDSFEDRFPAPQFTERFPSASESFLQRQMSDFSPKRAVQQQPEQAPYKVASLEPQVPFKRPARDDLTTLVSMKSSAFPYFGNNPASDAPFLNISKGDRRGHRSYSGRVYWQDETYSDSRVLVHVPEHFDVHKPGVIVVFFHGNGATLERDVRNRQLVPQQITDSGANAILLAPQMAVDAADSSAGKFWQAGGFKRFMEESANHLARLTGDPNSARAFANMPIVIVGYSGGFLPTAWSLEVGGISDRVRGVVLLDAVYGEMDKFASWIESHRSGFFVSSYTHYTARRDRELMSMLRQKGISVSEDMDGPLRPGSVVFVETGEGITHRDYVTRAWTRDPLKDVLVKMSATPALSLTRVASTNPAPSR